One genomic region from Branchiostoma lanceolatum isolate klBraLanc5 chromosome 7, klBraLanc5.hap2, whole genome shotgun sequence encodes:
- the LOC136438802 gene encoding collagen alpha-1(XIV) chain-like, whose product MACPRMMYVCVCVCAVASLLTDAAPIQGPTIQDPTIQDPTIKDPEIQDSTIQVPTIQDPVKMDLLFIVDSSHGVGQRQFHRFKRSMKTTVRNFPAAIDKDNVRVAMIMFSDEAETRVVFHLDDMFDKEEIMNAIGHTKYAGNPGRMMGKALGLAREKVFHQERGSREDAHRLVFLMTTGPSDDPKDVKHQAAELLNNGVELFATGIAIDSPIDKEELVDIVSAPPETHLYILQAGR is encoded by the exons ATGGCCTGCCCGAGGATGATGTACGTTTGCGTTTGTGTTTGCGCTGTGGCGTCCCTGCTGACGGACGCAGCTCCGATCCAGGGTCCCACGATCCAGGATCCCACGATCCAAGATCCTACTATCAAGGATCCCGAGATCCAGGATTCCACGATCCAGGTTCCCACGATCCAGGACCCCGTGAAGATGGACCTGCTGTTTATCGTGGACAGCAGCCACGGTGTTGGGCAGAGACAGTTCCACAGGTTCAAGCGGAGCATGAAG ACGACAGTACGCAATTTCCCCGCCGCCATCGACAAGGACAACGTGCGGGTCGCCATGATCATGTTCTCAGACGAGGCCGAGACTCGCGTGGTCTTCCATCTAGACGACATGTTTGACAAAGAGGAGATCATGAATGCCATCGGACATACCAAATACGCAG GGAATCCGGGCAGAATGATGGGCAAGGCGCTGGGTCTGGCCAGGGAAAAGGTTTTCCACCAGGAGCGGGGCTCGCGGGAGGACGCGCACCGGCTCGTGTTCCTCATGACGACCGGGCCCAGTGACGACCCTAAAGATGTCAAACACCAGGCAGCAGAACTGCTGAACAACG GAGTGGAACTCTTTGCCACTGGGATAGCCATCGACTCACCCATTGACAAAGAGGAGCTGGTGGACATCGTGTCAGCTCCCCCGGAAACCCACCTGTACATCCTGCAAGCCGGCCGCTGA